A single Buchnera aphidicola (Hyperomyzus lactucae) DNA region contains:
- the iscU gene encoding Fe-S cluster assembly scaffold IscU, which produces MAYSKKVMDHYDNPRNVGSFSSSDINVGSGLVGAPACGDVMKLQIKVNEKGIIEDACFKTYGCGSAIASSSLVTEWVKGKSIKEAEEIRNTTIVEELELPPVKIHCSILAEDAIKAAIADYKSKKN; this is translated from the coding sequence ATGGCTTACAGTAAAAAAGTAATGGATCATTATGATAACCCTAGAAATGTTGGATCTTTTTCCAGTTCTGATATTAATGTAGGAAGTGGATTAGTAGGTGCTCCTGCTTGTGGTGATGTAATGAAATTACAAATAAAGGTTAATGAGAAAGGTATTATTGAAGATGCATGTTTTAAAACATATGGTTGTGGTTCTGCTATAGCATCAAGTTCGTTAGTAACTGAATGGGTCAAAGGAAAATCTATAAAAGAAGCAGAAGAAATTAGAAATACAACTATAGTAGAAGAATTAGAATTACCTCCTGTCAAAATTCACTGTTCTATTTTAGCAGAAGATGCTATTAAAGCCGCCATTGCTGATTATAAAAGCAAAAAAAATTAA